One window of the Pyrus communis chromosome 17, drPyrComm1.1, whole genome shotgun sequence genome contains the following:
- the LOC137721802 gene encoding WRKY DNA-binding transcription factor 70-like, with product MESVLSNRERAMAELIQGRELASQLNRIFENRSFIVDGAEGGSAEGIVNKILGSFVNSLLIINGKESDQEFVSDQIQGNSSGGGGVSDGGSGGGAGADSSSWDANHDHAAPAITSEGYTEEQISCKSTSTFKDRRGSYKRRKTLQNSWTRDTPALTYDGHAWRKYGQKFIRNAKHSRNYFRCTHKLECKATKHVQQIQDHPPLFRTTYFGNHTCKDYLNASELVLNSASPRDSSKFICFDNANCLTNKQEHHFFSSFTSSLFKKEAFVKEDMPTTDHMVKSDHNHSSPCDHLVSNDLTAFESSGLMSEFSSSIDQYDYDEEFSRIIESYFENEVSQYGF from the exons ATGGAGAGTGTGCTATCGAATAGGGAGAGAGCGATGGCAGAGTTGATCCAAGGGCGTGAACTGGCAAGTCAACTTAATCGGATTTTTGAAAATAGGTCATTTATTGTTGATGGTGCTGAGGGGGGATCGGCTGAAGGTATTGTTAATAAGATTTTGGGGTCATTTGTGAATAGCCTTTTGATTATAAATGGGAAGGAGTCTGATCAAGAGTTTGTTTCTGATCAAATTCAAGGGAatagtagtggtggtggtggtgtaagtgacggtggtagtggtggtggcgCCGGTGCAGATTCATCATCTTGGGATGCTAATCATGATCATGCGGCGCCTGCTATTACGTCTGAAGGTTATACTGAGGAGCAGATCAGTTGTAAGAGCACTTCAACCTTCAAGGATCGTAGAGGTTCTTACAAGAGAAG AAAGACTTTACAAAACTCTTGGACTAGAGACACTCCTGCTTTGACTTACGATGGTCATGCATGGAGAAAGTACGGACAGAAATTTATTCGCAATGCCAAGCATTCAAG AAACTACTTCAGATGCACTCACAAATTGGAGTGCAAAGCAACCAAACACGTGCAACAAATTCAAGATCATCCACCACTGTTTCGGACCACATATTTTGGGAATCACACCTGCAAAGACTACCTTAACGCTTCGGAATTGGTCTTGAATTCCGCAAGTCCTAGAGATTCTTCAAAGTTCATTTGTTTTGACAACGCCAACTGTTTGACAAACAAACAAGAGCACCATTTTTTCTCATCCTTCACTTCATCATTGTTTAAAAAAGAAGCGTTCGTTAAAGAAGATATGCCAACAACTGATCATATGGTGAAAAGTGACCACAACCATTCATCACCGTGTGATCATCTTGTGTCGAATGATCTGACGGCGTTTGAGTCTTCTGGTCTCATGAGCGAGTTCTCATCAAGCATCGATCAGTATGATTACGACGAGGAGTTTTCAAGGATTATCGAGTCTTACTTCGAGAATGAAGTTTCACAATAcggattttga